A window from Opitutia bacterium ISCC 52 encodes these proteins:
- a CDS encoding Gfo/Idh/MocA family oxidoreductase, whose protein sequence is MISTGIIGTGKVAHLHAAALAKNPNSNFTAVLGRSPERTQFFADQYGVKAYTDLEAYIADSGVQASTICTPHPAHVDSAVAAAEAGMHLCIEKPLASSLEHCDAMLAAAEKGNAKMGMVCQRRFYEPVVRVKEAVDSGKIGKPILGMVTMLGWRDQDYYDSDPWRGTWSEEGGGVLVNQAVHQLDLLLWYMGEVDELVGMWDNLNHPGIEVEDTAVASLRFKNGAMGHILVSNSFNPALFGKVSVLGSTGAKVGVQTDGGQMFIPGMAAITEPPLNDYWTVPGEEQLLEQFRAEDNERFQSINPEEHYHQLQIDDFIEAVIEDREPSTTGLEGRNAVELFAAIYRSGRDGKAIKFPLAPEADRDDFDGRLKADS, encoded by the coding sequence ATGATCTCCACCGGTATCATCGGAACAGGTAAAGTGGCTCATTTACATGCAGCGGCTCTTGCTAAAAACCCTAACAGCAACTTTACAGCCGTCCTCGGTCGTTCTCCTGAGCGGACCCAGTTCTTCGCTGACCAGTACGGCGTCAAAGCCTACACTGATCTCGAAGCCTACATAGCCGATTCTGGCGTTCAGGCCTCTACCATTTGCACGCCCCATCCAGCCCATGTCGATTCAGCCGTCGCGGCGGCGGAAGCAGGTATGCATCTCTGCATTGAAAAACCGTTGGCGTCCTCGTTGGAGCACTGCGACGCCATGTTGGCTGCAGCTGAGAAAGGGAACGCCAAGATGGGGATGGTTTGCCAGCGACGCTTTTATGAGCCAGTGGTTCGTGTGAAAGAAGCCGTCGATTCCGGTAAGATCGGAAAGCCCATTTTGGGTATGGTTACGATGCTTGGTTGGCGCGATCAGGACTACTACGATTCCGATCCCTGGCGCGGGACTTGGAGCGAAGAGGGTGGAGGCGTTCTTGTAAATCAGGCAGTGCATCAGTTGGACCTGCTGCTCTGGTATATGGGCGAGGTCGATGAACTCGTCGGCATGTGGGATAACCTCAATCACCCCGGTATTGAAGTTGAGGATACAGCGGTTGCTTCGCTGCGTTTCAAAAACGGAGCTATGGGGCACATCCTCGTGAGCAACTCTTTTAATCCTGCATTGTTCGGAAAGGTCAGTGTTCTCGGATCGACCGGTGCCAAGGTCGGTGTGCAAACGGATGGCGGCCAGATGTTCATTCCCGGAATGGCAGCCATCACCGAGCCACCGCTCAATGACTATTGGACCGTACCCGGTGAAGAGCAACTGCTCGAACAGTTCCGTGCGGAAGACAACGAACGCTTTCAATCCATCAATCCCGAGGAGCATTATCATCAACTGCAGATTGACGACTTCATCGAAGCAGTAATCGAAGACCGTGAACCCAGCACCACCGGTCTGGAAGGCCGCAACGCGGTTGAGCTCTTTGCCGCAATCTATCGCAGCGGACGTGATGGCAAGGCCATCAAGTTTCCATTAGCTCCTGAGGCTGACCGCGATGACTTTGATGGACGGTTGAAAGCAGATAGCTAA
- a CDS encoding carbohydrate binding family 9 domain-containing protein gives MSTCLPRILILTFAFCLGLSAWEAPIPETQEVPEHRMEKGFKPEIIATRVDTPPKIDGFLDEEVWRTAPSSGPLIQNSPYSGEPMLQPSEFRVAYDDNFIYVALWHWDSEPDKIVARLMRRDDSLRPDDYSIVVLDTFNDERNSYWFRINPNGTRQDGITSNNRNINTQWDGIWDAKTQVTEYGWFAELAFPLTTFSFDPQSDTWGLNVTRNIKRNDQRGIWSSPRRSMRSYYVSEAGKLKGLSGLKQGLGLEFNPYILGKYSDDKVLGKDDFEFDWGGDFRYRITPKMSATVSYNTDFAAAETDARQVNLTRFSLFFPEKRRFFLEDSGVFNFGGLGGRFRRRSRTTPVFLPYFSRRIGLSSKGQVVPLVGAAKLTGRVGEFDIGIIDAVLDNTDTLDSNNAFVGRVSRQVLEQSSLGVLATHGDPNSEYDNLLLGSDFRFLTNNFLSRYRLEANVFVLGTKSDDPRFSDSLSPSFGGNVVIPTDNFEVEGAFLQIDDDFNPALGFAPRRGIRRFFTNATYQPQPQSIPWLRRYYLSYEGEVVTDLSGNLQSETHTLTPAGLLFESAEYLEFSLEHSSDVPSEEFEISEGVVIPADDYSWTRGVVVLETATKRSVSFTHELSFGDFYDGTRVENSSEITWAPSKHFASIVGHTKQSVELPQGDFDIKLASLTALINFTPDFTWSNLVQYDNISDSMGINSRLIWEYKPGAKVFLVLNQSYLDETTGFVRQQSDTTIKLSSIFRF, from the coding sequence ATGTCTACCTGCCTCCCAAGAATCCTTATCCTAACCTTTGCCTTTTGCCTCGGCTTGTCAGCTTGGGAGGCTCCCATTCCCGAAACGCAGGAAGTGCCTGAGCACCGTATGGAAAAGGGATTTAAGCCGGAAATCATAGCGACGCGAGTGGATACGCCTCCGAAGATTGACGGCTTCCTGGATGAGGAAGTTTGGCGAACGGCACCATCCAGCGGACCTTTAATTCAAAATTCACCTTACTCTGGTGAGCCGATGCTTCAGCCGTCTGAGTTCAGGGTCGCTTACGATGATAACTTCATTTACGTGGCCTTATGGCATTGGGATTCGGAGCCGGACAAGATTGTAGCGCGCTTGATGCGGCGGGATGACTCTCTGAGACCAGATGACTACTCGATTGTAGTATTGGATACCTTTAACGATGAGCGCAACAGCTACTGGTTTCGTATCAACCCCAATGGTACGCGTCAGGACGGTATTACCAGTAACAACCGAAACATTAATACCCAGTGGGATGGTATTTGGGATGCTAAGACTCAAGTGACCGAATACGGTTGGTTCGCTGAGTTGGCTTTTCCGCTGACCACGTTCAGTTTTGATCCTCAGTCGGACACTTGGGGCTTAAACGTAACTCGGAACATCAAGCGCAATGATCAGCGCGGCATCTGGTCATCACCACGTAGATCCATGCGGTCCTACTATGTGTCGGAGGCAGGGAAGCTCAAAGGTTTGTCGGGGTTGAAGCAGGGGCTTGGGTTGGAGTTCAATCCTTACATTCTCGGCAAATATTCCGATGACAAGGTCCTGGGAAAAGACGACTTCGAATTTGATTGGGGTGGAGACTTCCGTTATCGGATCACGCCCAAGATGAGTGCCACGGTCAGTTACAATACCGACTTTGCCGCCGCCGAAACCGATGCGCGCCAGGTGAACCTCACGCGCTTCTCTTTGTTCTTTCCGGAAAAGCGACGCTTCTTTTTAGAAGATAGTGGAGTGTTCAACTTTGGGGGGCTGGGCGGCCGCTTTCGCCGTCGCTCGAGAACCACGCCGGTATTCCTTCCTTACTTCAGTCGACGCATTGGATTAAGTAGCAAGGGACAGGTTGTTCCCTTGGTCGGCGCGGCCAAACTGACGGGTAGGGTCGGGGAGTTCGACATCGGGATCATCGATGCTGTTCTGGATAATACGGATACACTCGATTCTAATAATGCATTTGTGGGTCGGGTATCCCGGCAGGTGCTTGAGCAATCCTCTTTGGGAGTCCTCGCAACGCACGGAGATCCAAATTCTGAGTACGACAACCTATTGCTCGGTTCGGACTTTCGTTTCCTGACTAATAATTTCCTTTCCCGATATCGACTGGAGGCAAATGTCTTTGTGCTCGGTACCAAGTCAGATGATCCAAGGTTCAGTGATAGTCTTTCGCCCAGCTTCGGTGGCAATGTCGTTATTCCGACTGACAACTTCGAAGTCGAGGGAGCCTTTCTGCAGATCGATGATGATTTCAACCCGGCCCTGGGGTTTGCTCCTCGGCGCGGCATCCGGCGCTTCTTTACCAATGCGACCTATCAGCCTCAACCGCAGTCGATCCCCTGGTTGCGACGCTATTATCTGTCCTACGAAGGGGAAGTCGTAACCGACCTGTCTGGTAATTTGCAGTCGGAGACCCATACCCTGACGCCGGCTGGGCTACTTTTTGAGAGTGCCGAGTATTTGGAGTTTAGTTTGGAGCACTCGTCCGATGTGCCGAGCGAAGAGTTTGAAATATCAGAAGGCGTGGTCATTCCTGCGGACGACTATTCCTGGACACGCGGTGTAGTGGTACTCGAAACGGCAACCAAGCGTTCCGTCAGCTTCACCCATGAACTGTCATTCGGGGACTTTTACGACGGGACTCGAGTTGAAAACTCCTCGGAGATTACCTGGGCCCCATCCAAGCACTTTGCATCGATTGTCGGTCATACCAAACAAAGCGTCGAACTGCCCCAAGGTGACTTCGATATCAAGCTGGCCTCGCTTACGGCTCTGATCAATTTTACCCCCGACTTCACCTGGTCGAATCTGGTTCAGTACGACAACATCTCCGACAGCATGGGCATCAACAGTCGCCTGATCTGGGAATACAAACCCGGCGCCAAAGTCTTTCTCGTACTCAACCAAAGTTATCTGGATGAAACGACCGGTTTCGTCCGCCAGCAATCTGATACCACCATAAAACTGAGCTCAATCTTTCGGTTTTAA
- a CDS encoding regulator: MQVANTFDETKIDWKPLPGPDGEPTEHVSLSFLNIDEKAKVIDILFKFSANAKIPMHKHSSNYSTFTVQGELHTYDTDGNLKSVRPAGVFKAGTPGEAHTEGGGDEDVVVYFSLRPYTSTDPIYEILDENLEVVAGMCFDDLKELYEAYS; encoded by the coding sequence ATCCAAGTCGCCAATACCTTTGATGAAACAAAAATCGACTGGAAACCACTACCAGGTCCCGATGGAGAACCAACAGAGCATGTTTCCTTGTCTTTTTTGAACATCGACGAGAAAGCAAAAGTAATCGATATCTTGTTTAAATTTTCAGCCAATGCAAAAATTCCTATGCATAAACATTCCTCAAATTACAGTACCTTCACTGTTCAGGGAGAACTTCACACTTATGATACCGATGGGAATTTGAAAAGCGTTCGTCCTGCAGGTGTATTTAAAGCGGGAACTCCAGGAGAGGCACATACTGAGGGTGGAGGCGATGAAGACGTAGTCGTATATTTTAGTTTAAGGCCGTACACATCGACCGACCCTATATATGAAATACTAGATGAAAACTTAGAAGTTGTTGCAGGCATGTGTTTTGACGATCTTAAGGAACTTTACGAAGCATATTCCTAA
- a CDS encoding DnaJ domain-containing protein, translating to MSKDYYSILGVLPSAEPAVITAAYKALSKLYHPDLYQGEDSHDRMAAINKAYDTLSNEEKRTEYDASRKDELPEEDPFFTESQGGSNDPFKDEWEIALSYHPEVKEYSEELSSLSSRLGFIFRITLLESKKFMEAEELKQRLRKAFLETYFGENRSVIELANFLIKKKNKEVLRELNKAVSILGDSSAIEIIKRLIEKHSLPLRWDGYQYIAYDPEKEKASVREPEYDTDSWVMLGGSVLLFIIFLIVVGSCES from the coding sequence ATGAGTAAGGACTACTATTCAATTTTGGGTGTTTTGCCCAGTGCAGAGCCAGCAGTAATCACAGCGGCATACAAAGCTCTTTCTAAGCTTTATCATCCCGATCTCTATCAAGGAGAGGATTCTCATGATCGCATGGCTGCTATAAACAAAGCCTACGATACATTATCAAATGAGGAGAAGCGAACCGAGTATGATGCTTCAAGAAAGGATGAACTACCTGAAGAAGATCCATTCTTCACTGAATCTCAAGGTGGGTCTAATGACCCTTTTAAGGATGAATGGGAAATTGCCCTGTCCTATCACCCCGAAGTGAAGGAGTATTCTGAGGAGCTTTCTTCACTATCATCACGGCTAGGATTTATCTTTAGAATAACACTCTTGGAATCCAAAAAATTTATGGAAGCTGAGGAATTAAAACAGCGTCTTAGAAAGGCTTTTTTGGAAACCTATTTTGGGGAAAATAGAAGTGTTATCGAATTAGCCAATTTCCTGATTAAGAAGAAAAATAAAGAGGTTTTAAGAGAACTTAATAAGGCCGTTAGTATCTTAGGAGATAGCAGTGCCATAGAAATTATAAAACGCTTAATAGAAAAGCATTCTCTACCATTGCGATGGGATGGATACCAGTATATAGCCTATGACCCTGAGAAAGAAAAGGCCAGTGTGAGAGAACCTGAGTATGATACTGATAGTTGGGTGATGCTTGGTGGATCAGTTTTGCTATTTATCATTTTTCTTATAGTTGTAGGCTCTTGTGAATCTTAA
- a CDS encoding sel1 repeat family protein, producing MKALLTIILLLAFGACVWGDTPTPEQIAEWKEAAENGNVDAQYNLSVMYEYGRGVPEDDKEALKWLMKSAEQGNPLAQFKLGYWYYVGQGVPKDFKESAKWWLIAAANGDEDAKEVKADLAELMTKEQIAKAQDLSREMLKANPKLMGD from the coding sequence ATGAAAGCACTCCTAACAATTATTCTCCTTCTCGCCTTCGGCGCATGTGTTTGGGGCGACACGCCCACTCCCGAACAAATTGCGGAATGGAAAGAAGCTGCTGAAAATGGGAATGTTGATGCTCAGTATAATCTTAGTGTTATGTATGAGTACGGGAGAGGCGTTCCTGAAGACGACAAGGAAGCTTTGAAATGGCTTATGAAATCAGCCGAACAAGGGAATCCTCTGGCTCAGTTCAAGCTTGGATATTGGTATTATGTTGGGCAAGGAGTTCCTAAAGATTTCAAGGAATCAGCTAAGTGGTGGCTCATTGCTGCTGCCAATGGGGATGAAGATGCCAAGGAAGTGAAAGCAGATTTGGCTGAATTAATGACCAAAGAACAAATTGCTAAAGCTCAAGACCTCTCACGGGAAATGCTTAAGGCCAACCCGAAGTTGATGGGCGACTAG
- a CDS encoding VPDSG-CTERM sorting domain-containing protein, translated as MKRVLPLLKVSLLLACLPASASAITITISALNDSATEITLTATGEAYISQTFWPAGDKYFGNIGDFITNGSGLNATWFTPSSGITASGHALTRIQLNDGGGSNDDDLWIWFAIFTSTPGSYEISGSATIDLGGEGHTFGDFNVGTYEDDGDTFIVQYSSVPDTGSTAALLGVGVAALAFARRKLG; from the coding sequence ATGAAAAGAGTGTTACCCCTGCTCAAAGTCAGTCTCCTGTTGGCATGCCTCCCTGCTTCGGCATCGGCGATAACCATTACCATTTCGGCTCTGAACGACTCGGCGACCGAAATAACACTCACGGCCACTGGGGAGGCTTATATTTCTCAAACCTTTTGGCCGGCCGGCGATAAATATTTTGGAAATATAGGGGATTTTATCACAAACGGCTCCGGGTTAAATGCTACATGGTTTACTCCGTCATCTGGGATAACTGCATCAGGACATGCATTAACTAGGATTCAGCTGAACGATGGTGGCGGCTCAAACGATGACGATTTGTGGATTTGGTTTGCCATCTTCACTTCAACGCCCGGCTCGTATGAGATTTCAGGCAGTGCAACGATAGACCTTGGGGGAGAAGGGCATACGTTTGGCGATTTCAACGTAGGTACGTATGAGGATGACGGCGATACTTTTATAGTTCAATACAGTTCCGTCCCCGACACAGGGTCCACAGCAGCCCTTCTTGGAGTGGGTGTTGCGGCTCTAGCCTTCGCTAGGCGGAAGCTGGGATAA
- a CDS encoding leucine-rich repeat domain-containing protein, translating to MKRSLALLAAFVIASVHQTLFGETSGDWTYTVSDNQATITGYSGDDTEVVIPAEVDGKSVVKVEGGSFNSIFDPSSSSVTSVTIPDGVKTIGQCAFYNCSNLTSVTIPDSVTSIEWFAFNSCIKLSSVNIPKGIASIGDRAFGTCYKLTSFTVDPDNLSFSSLAGVLFNKLQTELILYPIGSENSSYTIPDGVTTIGDHAFLYGRSQLISIIIPDGVTTIERYAFYHVEGIINFTIPASVTTIGENNFDACYNLFSITVDTNNSNYSSVDGVLFNKLQTSLIKYPTAKENDSYTISDSVTSISPSAFFGSSSLTSVTIGNSVTSIGYAAFAACRSLTSVTIPDSVTIIEWEAFVHCISLTSITIPDSVTYIEGYAFFGCTSLTSVTLPVTLFMEENYSSYSLSADQVRVEKTSIDTFVANAETAARTLGQTDVINNPTIHGLFGENTVEDVRIGAPMMRKNSEGKLLFDFQIQASDDLQNWTTLDAPEYELIPSSDKEFLRVRVSNE from the coding sequence ATGAAAAGATCACTAGCCCTTCTCGCTGCCTTTGTTATTGCCTCCGTCCATCAGACTTTGTTTGGAGAAACTTCAGGAGATTGGACATACACGGTCTCCGACAACCAAGCTACCATCACGGGCTATTCGGGTGATGACACAGAAGTGGTAATCCCAGCTGAAGTTGACGGTAAGTCGGTCGTCAAGGTCGAGGGAGGCTCTTTTAATTCTATCTTCGACCCCTCATCTTCCTCCGTGACAAGTGTCACCATCCCCGACGGCGTTAAGACCATTGGTCAATGCGCTTTCTATAATTGCAGCAACCTTACAAGCGTCACCATACCCGACAGCGTCACGTCTATTGAGTGGTTTGCTTTTAACTCGTGTATTAAACTTTCAAGTGTTAACATTCCCAAAGGTATAGCTAGTATTGGTGATAGAGCCTTCGGAACTTGCTACAAGCTCACCAGCTTCACGGTTGATCCAGACAACTTAAGTTTCAGCTCATTAGCTGGCGTATTGTTCAATAAACTACAGACTGAATTAATTTTATACCCAATCGGAAGTGAAAATAGTTCTTACACCATTCCAGACGGCGTGACGACTATTGGTGATCACGCTTTCTTATATGGGAGATCGCAGCTTATTAGTATCATCATCCCAGACGGCGTGACCACTATCGAGCGTTATGCATTCTATCATGTCGAAGGCATTATCAATTTCACTATTCCTGCCAGCGTGACGACTATTGGGGAAAATAATTTCGATGCATGTTATAATCTTTTTAGTATCACGGTTGATACTAATAACTCAAATTATAGTTCTGTAGATGGTGTATTATTTAATAAACTGCAAACGTCATTGATTAAATACCCAACTGCAAAAGAGAATGACTCTTACACCATCTCCGACAGCGTCACGAGTATTAGTCCTAGTGCGTTCTTTGGTTCCAGCAGCCTTACCAGTGTCACCATCGGAAACAGCGTCACGAGTATTGGTTATGCTGCTTTCGCCGCTTGCCGGAGCCTTACCAGCGTCACCATCCCTGACAGCGTGACGATTATTGAATGGGAGGCGTTCGTTCATTGCATCAGCCTTACAAGCATCACCATCCCTGACAGCGTCACGTATATTGAGGGATATGCGTTCTTTGGTTGCACCAGCCTTACCAGCGTAACTCTTCCGGTAACCCTCTTTATGGAGGAAAACTATAGTTCTTATAGTTTGTCAGCCGATCAAGTTCGTGTGGAAAAGACTTCAATAGATACATTCGTAGCTAATGCCGAAACAGCCGCACGCACACTAGGGCAAACGGATGTTATCAATAACCCTACCATTCATGGACTATTTGGTGAAAACACTGTTGAAGACGTAAGAATAGGTGCCCCGATGATGAGGAAGAACAGTGAGGGTAAGTTGTTGTTTGATTTCCAAATTCAAGCTTCGGACGACCTACAAAACTGGACCACCCTTGATGCTCCAGAATACGAATTGATTCCAAGCTCAGACAAAGAGTTTTTGAGAGTTAGGGTTTCAAACGAATAG